A region from the Hippoglossus hippoglossus isolate fHipHip1 chromosome 18, fHipHip1.pri, whole genome shotgun sequence genome encodes:
- the bcl6b gene encoding B-cell CLL/lymphoma 6 member B protein: MMEVLGGYRGDRDMELRPEGYVKEFTRHSHDVLLNLNELRHRNILTDFTLVVGNVHLQAHCAVLVACSGFFYSLYSRRVLLQGRGVGGSGEQLMTVSLPNTLDLSSVSLLLDFMYTSRLPLTPGIVPGVLAVATYLQMDHVAETCRDFMNLHCTGNKSARHLRLELDSSVSVASVAPKGGDLPHPGPMAAAARFPLEGGGSLKQGAFPFCQPGSKEQRGGPESPLVGTPTPSPDSPARSSCQPSSPAESNTCNKNLVNDTKASPDPKACNWKKYKYIVLNPLCAATTVKEEEMDEPQNQTSPVKDAIGLTPKAPAEAWSGEVPGQIDRQGQASCYEGSGRAPPLGPPPSVDPLKVPPTHKQGTVSPCTIFPKLDPTEPEAARHNQPAIKRENLYAPYCYSGNLQVTKSTSSGEKPYRCNVCSAQFNRPANLKTHARIHSGEKPYRCDTCGARFVQVAHLRAHVLIHTGEKPYPCHTCGTRFRHLQTLKSHLRIHTGEKPYTCEKCDLHFRHKSQLRLHLRQKHGAVTNTKIRYKVLTEPYQPLLQAC, from the exons ATGATGGAGGTATTGGGGGGATATAGGGGCGACAGAGACATGGAGCTGAGGCCAGAGGGATACGTGAAGGAGTTCACACGCCACTCCCACGACGTGCTGCTGAACCTGAACGAATTGAGGCACCGCAACATCCTCACCGACTTCACCCTGGTGGTTGGGAACGTGCACCTACAGGCGCACTGTGCTGTGCTCGTGGCCTGCAG TGGCTTCTTCTACTCGCTGTACTCCCGCCGTGTGCTGCTCCAGGGGCGTGGTGTTGGTGGTAGTGGGGAGCAGCTCATGACTGTGTCCCTCCCCAACACCCTGGATCTGTCCAGCGTCTCCCTGCTTCTGGACTTCATGTACACCTCCCGCCTCCCTCTGACCCCGGGCATTGTCCCCGGGGTGCTCGCTGTGGCGACCTACCTGCAGATGGACCACGTGGCCGAGACCTGCAGGGATTTCATGAACCTGCACTG CACGGGGAATAAAAGTGCAAGACACCTACGATTGGAGCTGGACTCCAGTGTGTCTGTCGCCTCTGTGGCCCCTAAAGGAGGAGATCTGCCTCATCCAGGACcgatggcagcagcagcaag GTTCCCACTGGAGGGTGGGGGCTCGCTCAAGCAAGGGGCTTTCCCGTTTTGCCAGCCTGGGTcaaaggagcagagaggagggccAGAGTCGCCCCTCGTGGGCACCCCGACCCCGTCGCCGGACAGCCCTGCCCGCTCCAGCTGCCAACCCAGCTCTCCAGCCGAGTCCAACACGTGTAACAAAAACCTTGTG AATGATACCAAAGCCTCACCAGACCCAAAGGCCTGCAACTGGAAGAAATACAAGTACATCGTCCTCAACCCTCTCTGTGCTGCGACCacggtgaaggaggaggagatggacgaACCCCAAAATCAAACATCGCCCGTCAAGGACGCGATCGGCTTGACACCCAAAGCCCCTGCAGAGGCGTGGTCTGGAGAAGTGCCTGGTCAGATTGATAG acaggGGCAGGCCTCCTGCTACGAGGGTTCTGGCCGAGCCCCTCCCCTCGGGCCACCCCCCTCTGTGGATCCCCTGAAAGTGCCCCCCACTCACAAGCAGGGAACAG TTTCACCCTGCACCATTTTCCCCAAACTGGACCCCACTGAGCCAGAAGCTGCCCGCCACAACCAACCTGCAATCAAACGTGAGAACCTCTACGCGCCCTACTGTTACTCTGGCAACCTGCAAGTAACCAAGTCTACCAGCTCAG GTGAAAAGCCGTACCGCTGCAACGTGTGCAGCGCCCAGTTCAACCGACCCGCCAACCTGAAGACTCACGCCCGCATTCACTCAGGAGAGAAACCGTACCGCTGTGACACCTGCGGCGCACGGTTTGTTCAG GTCGCCCACCTCAGGGCCCACGTCCTGATCCACACAGGCGAGAAGCCGTACCCCTGCCACACCTGCGGCACCCGCTTCCGCCACCTGCAGACCCTGAAGAGCCACCTGCGCATTCACACTGGAGAGAAGCCTTACACT tgtgagaAGTGTGACCTGCACTTCCGCCACAAGAGCCAGCTGCGTCTTCACCTGCGGCAGAAGCACGGGGCGGTGACCAACACCAAGATCCGCTACAAGGTGCTGACCGAGCCCTACCAGCCTTTACTGCAGGCCTGCTGA
- the slc16a13 gene encoding monocarboxylate transporter 13: MTSNEPKAKKSGGGGGAEAAEDGDWNWALVGALFVSTSLVFGLMRSLGVFFVEFVQYFEASAQSISWISSTGLAAQQFFSPLGAALCNAYDTRVVVMTGGFLAALGFILASQATCLVHLYLTMGLISGFGWGLVFTPMVATVVANIERRRALALGLGFSSIGIVSFIFNPLFQFLVETYAWRGALLILGGLSLNIVACGALVRPKRRSKAPEKVDSEKSSSCSSLLGRLSSYLELPLLLERPYLTYTLAVTLLNVGYFVPYFHLVAHSRQVGFSEYQAAFVMSAAGASDILGRVASGWFSDLGHFRLIHLLSLWTALAGVFIMLLPISSLSGSYAVLMVISLLYGFCSGALTSLVFAVVPMIVGVERVMGAIGLLQLIESGAGLLGTPLSGLLKDVTGTYTASFVVAGGFVVLGTLAMTTLPHYFSCTDPPAPRRPSHGEKDKSLHLELEQINSSPPHTNHGGGQ, translated from the exons ATGACCAGCAACGAGCCCAAAGCAAAGaagagcggcggcggcggcggcgctgaAGCTGCCGAGGATGGAGACTGGAACTGGGCGCTGGTCGGCGCTCTGTTCGTCAGCACGAGCCTCGTGTTCGGCCTGATGCGCAGCCTGGGCGTCTTCTTCGTGGAGTTCGTCCAGTACTTTGAGGCGAGCGCTCAGTCCATCTCCTGGATCTCCTCCACCGGCCTGGCAGCGCAGCAGTTCTTCA GTCCTCTGGGTGCAGCTCTGTGTAACGCGTACGACACCCGGGTGGTGGTGATGACCGGCGGCTTCCTCGCAGCACTCGGCTTCATCCTTGCCTCTCAGGCCACGTGCCTGGTTCATCTGTACCTCACCATGGGTCTCATTTCAG GTTTTGGCTGGGGGCTGGTCTTCACTCCCATGGTGGCCACCGTCGTGGCTAACATCGAGCGGCGGCGCGCCCTGGCGTTGGGACTGGGGTTCTCCAGCATCGGCATCGTCTCCTTCATTTTCAACCCGCTCTTCCAGTTCCTGGTGGAGACGTACGCCTGGCGAGGGGCCTTGCTGATTCTGGGGGGCCTCAGCCTCAACATAGTGGCCTGCGGGGCCCTCGTCCGTCCCAAACGACGCTCCAAAGCCCCAGAGAAG GTGGATTCGGAGAAGAGCTCGTCTTGTTCTTCGTTGCTTGGACGACTCTCGTCCTACCTGGAGCTGCCGCTGCTCTTGGAGAGGCCTTACCTCACCTACACCTTGGCCGTCACTTTGCTTAACGTCGGCTACTTCGTTCCATATTTCCACTTGGTGGCTCACAGCCGCCAAGTCGGCTTCTCGGAGTACCAAGCTGCTTTCGTCATGTCGGCGGCCGGAGCCTCAGACATTCTGGGCCGCGTGGCGTCGGGCTGGTTCTCTGACCTGGGACACTTCCGGCTGATCCACTTGCTGAGCCTGTGGACGGCGCTGGCGGGAGTGTTCATCATGCTGCTGCCCATCAGCTCCTTGTCCGGATCTTACGCTGTGCTGATGGTGATCAGCCTCCTCTACGGGTTCTGCTCCGGGGCTTTGACCTCGCTGGTTTTCGCGGTGGTGCCCATGATTGTGGGCGTGGAGCGCGTGATGGGGGCCATcgggctgctgcagctcatcgAGAGCGGCGCCGGGCTGCTGGGGACTCCTCTGTCAG GTTTGCTGAAGGATGTCACAGGCACCTACACCGCCTCTTTCGTGGTCGCGGGCGGTTTCGTCGTTCTCGGCACTTTGGCCATGACCACCCTCCCTCACTACTTCTCCTGCACTGATCCACCGGCTCCTCGCAGACCCTCACATGGTGAAAAAGATAAGAGTTTACATTTAGAGCTGGAACAGATCAATAGTTCACCTCCCCACACGAACCATGGAGGAGGTCAATGA